In Coleofasciculus sp. FACHB-T130, the following proteins share a genomic window:
- a CDS encoding peptidylprolyl isomerase, with protein sequence MTDLSGASIHPNEVVNFLKKNLQLKDVHQKILYQRIIEKAAQERNLTVTAEEIQADADRLRYEKRLEKASDTLAWLADQMITVDDWEAGISDRILACKLANSLFSKEVEKFFAENRLDFDQVLLYQIIVPYEKVAQELFYQIEEEEIDFHQAAYLYDCDERRRHHCGLEGKLFRWNLKPEIAALIFSAQIGEVIGPIQTEQGYHLLMVEEFIPAELTPERYQEILDRLFQEWLTSELNYMIHNQMV encoded by the coding sequence ATGACCGATCTTTCAGGGGCATCTATTCATCCGAATGAAGTGGTTAATTTCCTGAAAAAAAATCTTCAGTTGAAGGATGTCCATCAAAAAATTTTATATCAAAGAATCATCGAAAAAGCGGCTCAGGAAAGAAACCTAACAGTCACCGCAGAAGAAATTCAGGCTGACGCGGATAGGCTGCGTTATGAGAAGCGTTTGGAGAAAGCCTCAGACACGCTAGCATGGCTGGCAGACCAGATGATTACTGTGGATGACTGGGAGGCAGGAATTAGCGATCGCATTTTGGCTTGCAAGTTAGCAAATTCTCTGTTCTCTAAAGAAGTCGAAAAATTCTTCGCGGAAAATCGGCTTGATTTTGACCAAGTTTTACTCTACCAAATTATTGTTCCTTACGAAAAGGTCGCTCAAGAACTTTTCTATCAAATTGAAGAAGAGGAGATCGATTTTCATCAAGCTGCTTATCTTTACGATTGTGATGAAAGGCGCAGACATCATTGTGGATTGGAAGGCAAGCTTTTCCGCTGGAACTTAAAGCCAGAGATCGCCGCCCTTATATTTAGTGCCCAAATCGGAGAAGTAATTGGACCCATCCAAACCGAGCAAGGTTATCATCTCTTAATGGTTGAAGAGTTCATTCCTGCGGAATTAACCCCTGAAAGGTATCAAGAAATCCTTGATAGACTCTTTCAAGAGTGGTTAACCAGTGAGTTAAATTATATGATTCATAACCAAATGGTTTAA
- a CDS encoding zinc-dependent metalloprotease has translation MKKLPFYLLVLQGVLFGIELQVAAQALVPLKAVERLGDRQQMRSLEAAVTKKQLSGSQKSDRFTNKLQQIPLDRGSANKLPQKSEEGSALEIPTSVTSPYSHVWVIKDSQNQPEQLPFAWMVKDTKKQYGEGSPVPLQPILGLLKDANQAALQMADAGDAGKATKKSGFDEIVKNTEKVEGLFTLYRNKKTGKIYLEIKPEQLNKNFLGTVTMESGIGERGIYSGVPLNDFLFYFRRVNENLHFVVRNVNFRTRSGEPQERSLNRAFSDSVLYSLDIKATHSQRKTLLIDMGDLLLTDLPGLTSMLKTFLNTSYRLDSNKSYFDTAKAFPLNIEISSVYGFSSTSSEDANLATLPDSRALSLKVHYSLSQLPENNGYIPRLADDRIGYFITAYKDFSNDNRREPFVRYIHRWHLEKQDPKASLSPPKKPIVFWIENTVPVEYRDAIREGVLMWNKAFEKAGFKDAIEVRQMPDNATWSPADVRYNTIRWINSLDGYSARGPSRVNPLTGEILDADIIVDANMVQSIRQRYRTLVESSQSSGTGLFSQIAGNPNLCNGLEREGERNSQSSTPDFSQLLQDHDLCYGMEAATQSAMGAIALSLVHNVLPSSNEMKEFVHQYIRHLIAHEIGHTLGLRHNFHGSTLLKPEELNNTDITRIKGMVSSVMDYVPVNLAPEGVKQGEYYPGVVGPYDKWAIEYGYKPSGATNFVAEKRFLEQIASQSPQPEYAYATDEDILDLDPGASLWDLSGDVLRYSQSQMDNARMMWGRLDKRYPLRGDSYAEMRLLFNTILSYYFSNANLMSQYIGGQSFSRNHAGDPNGRLPFEPVPLEKQRDALTKIRKYVFAADAFDFPPQLLNQLAPSRWRHWGNPIPIFRLDYPIHENLLLQQSRVLRSLLSEDRLNRLRDIELKTKPGEALTLPELFDTLQNSIWTEVQQSDRKPANISSLRRSLQREHLEIMLGMVLRTESVPEDARTLAWYELQQLRKSLDSASKQKNLDTYTKAHLLETRDRINKALNAQLESK, from the coding sequence ATGAAAAAATTGCCGTTCTATCTATTGGTTCTACAAGGAGTGTTGTTCGGGATAGAGCTACAAGTAGCAGCGCAGGCGCTGGTGCCTCTAAAAGCGGTGGAAAGGTTGGGCGATCGCCAACAGATGCGATCGCTTGAGGCTGCTGTTACCAAGAAGCAGCTATCTGGAAGCCAGAAGTCAGACCGTTTTACTAATAAATTGCAACAGATTCCTCTCGATCGGGGAAGCGCAAATAAGTTGCCTCAAAAAAGTGAAGAGGGGTCAGCACTCGAAATTCCTACCTCTGTCACGTCTCCGTATTCTCACGTATGGGTCATCAAAGACAGCCAAAATCAGCCAGAGCAACTGCCTTTTGCGTGGATGGTCAAAGATACTAAAAAACAGTATGGGGAGGGCAGTCCGGTGCCGCTACAACCGATATTGGGGCTGCTGAAAGATGCCAACCAGGCAGCGCTTCAGATGGCAGACGCGGGTGACGCGGGTAAAGCTACTAAAAAGTCTGGCTTTGATGAAATCGTTAAAAATACGGAGAAGGTGGAAGGGTTGTTTACCCTCTACCGCAACAAGAAGACGGGCAAAATTTATTTAGAAATCAAGCCCGAACAGCTCAATAAAAACTTCCTCGGCACCGTGACGATGGAATCGGGGATTGGAGAACGCGGGATTTATAGCGGAGTTCCCCTAAATGATTTCCTGTTTTATTTTCGTCGCGTGAACGAGAATTTACACTTTGTGGTTCGCAATGTTAACTTTCGCACGCGCTCTGGGGAGCCGCAAGAGCGATCGCTCAACCGGGCGTTTAGCGACTCTGTCCTTTACTCCCTAGACATCAAAGCGACTCATTCGCAACGCAAAACCCTGCTTATCGATATGGGGGACTTACTCCTGACCGATTTGCCAGGGTTAACCTCAATGTTAAAAACGTTTTTAAATACTTCCTACCGCCTCGACAGCAACAAGTCGTATTTCGACACCGCCAAAGCCTTTCCCCTCAATATCGAAATTTCCTCGGTTTATGGTTTCTCATCAACAAGTAGCGAGGACGCAAATTTAGCTACTTTGCCCGATAGCAGGGCACTCAGCCTCAAAGTACATTACAGTTTATCCCAACTACCGGAAAACAACGGCTATATTCCGCGTCTGGCTGACGACCGGATTGGCTACTTTATTACTGCTTATAAGGACTTCTCCAACGACAACCGCAGAGAACCTTTTGTTCGTTATATTCATCGCTGGCACTTGGAAAAGCAAGATCCGAAAGCATCTCTGTCACCACCCAAGAAACCGATTGTCTTCTGGATTGAGAACACTGTCCCGGTTGAGTACCGCGACGCCATCCGCGAAGGCGTTCTGATGTGGAACAAAGCTTTTGAGAAGGCGGGATTTAAAGATGCGATTGAAGTGCGGCAAATGCCGGATAATGCCACCTGGAGTCCCGCAGATGTCCGCTACAACACGATTCGCTGGATCAATTCTTTGGATGGATATTCTGCCAGGGGGCCATCGCGTGTCAATCCGCTGACTGGCGAAATCTTAGACGCCGACATCATTGTAGATGCCAACATGGTGCAATCGATTAGGCAGCGATATCGCACCCTTGTCGAGTCAAGCCAGTCGTCGGGAACCGGGTTATTTTCCCAAATTGCGGGGAATCCCAATCTCTGCAACGGATTGGAGAGAGAGGGAGAGAGAAATTCTCAATCATCTACCCCCGATTTTTCGCAACTCCTGCAAGACCACGATCTCTGCTATGGCATGGAAGCGGCTACTCAATCAGCAATGGGAGCGATCGCATTATCGCTGGTTCACAATGTCTTGCCTAGCAGCAACGAAATGAAAGAATTTGTGCATCAGTATATCCGCCACCTGATTGCCCACGAAATTGGACATACTTTAGGGTTGCGGCACAATTTCCACGGTAGCACTCTGCTAAAGCCGGAAGAATTGAACAACACCGACATCACGCGCATTAAAGGAATGGTGAGTTCGGTGATGGATTACGTTCCCGTCAACTTGGCACCCGAAGGCGTGAAGCAAGGAGAGTATTATCCAGGCGTTGTTGGCCCTTACGACAAATGGGCGATTGAGTACGGTTATAAACCAAGTGGGGCAACAAATTTTGTGGCTGAAAAGCGATTTTTAGAGCAAATTGCCTCCCAATCACCCCAGCCAGAATACGCCTATGCGACGGATGAAGACATCTTGGATCTCGATCCGGGTGCCAGTCTTTGGGATTTGAGTGGCGATGTGCTGCGCTACTCACAGTCGCAGATGGACAACGCCCGGATGATGTGGGGGCGTTTGGATAAGCGTTATCCGTTGCGGGGTGATAGCTATGCAGAAATGCGCCTGTTGTTTAACACGATACTTAGTTACTACTTCAGTAATGCTAATTTGATGAGTCAATACATTGGCGGACAGTCATTTAGCCGCAACCACGCTGGAGATCCCAACGGGCGTTTGCCGTTTGAACCCGTGCCGCTGGAAAAACAGCGCGATGCATTGACAAAAATAAGAAAATATGTATTTGCCGCAGACGCTTTTGATTTTCCGCCCCAATTGCTGAATCAGTTGGCACCGTCGCGCTGGAGACATTGGGGAAATCCGATCCCGATTTTCCGACTGGATTATCCAATTCATGAAAACCTGCTGTTGCAGCAAAGTCGGGTATTGCGATCGCTTCTATCCGAAGATCGCCTAAATCGTCTGCGCGACATTGAACTGAAAACAAAACCAGGAGAAGCGCTGACGCTACCGGAACTCTTCGACACCTTGCAAAATAGCATTTGGACAGAGGTACAGCAATCCGATCGCAAACCCGCGAATATTTCCAGCCTCCGCCGTTCCTTGCAACGCGAACATCTGGAAATCATGCTGGGGATGGTGTTGCGGACTGAATCGGTACCGGAAGATGCCCGAACCCTAGCATGGTACGAACTGCAACAACTGCGGAAATCGCTGGATAGTGCATCGAAGCAGAAGAACCTCGACACCTATACCAAAGCGCATCTTCTGGAAACACGCGATCGCATTAACAAAGCCTTAAACGCCCAGTTGGAATCGAAGTGA
- a CDS encoding zinc-dependent metalloprotease → MKKSPFYVFFLLGLFFANVSSAKAAITNTQKPVVTSQVLAKDINIENSDFQSFDETVKNTQKLEGLFTVYRNKQTGTIYLEIKPEQLNKNYLATITLDSGIGERGLYSGMPLQDMLFYFRRVNNNLHFAVRNVNFRTSPGNPEQRSLERGFSDSVLSSLKIISIHPQRQTILVDLGNLLLSDLPGLSSYLKTALEASYQLEEDKTYFGAAKAFPLNMEIESIYGFSNPSGDDGAYLPTLPDSRALSLKVHYSLSQLPENNGYIPRLADERIGYFTTVYKDFSSKSGKDPFVRYIQRWNLEKQDPAASLSPPKKQIVFWIENTVPVEYRDAIREGVLMWNAAFEKAGFKDAIAVQQMPENATWDPADVRYNTIRWFNSLDAAFALGPSRVNPLTGEILDADIIVDADFVNSFKQEYRHLIEPNQKGNSSICHRGFLPSHSSKHGGEAHGGEAHGANRQVKPSLLEHDGHNHRCKGMQFANQMAVGSLSLSLLQNVSPRSDRMKEYIHQFVRLLIAHEVGHTLGLRHNFRGSTLLTPEELNNTDITRAKGMVSSVMDYLPPNLAPQGVKQGDYYTSKVGAYDEWAIEYGYKPSGGVIPIAEQRFLDEIAKKSSQPELAYASDEDSFDLDPTVNQYDLSGDPLGYSRSQLDIDRQLWDRLNKGYPGTGESYSEVSDRFNTAFMHYLQNVFLITKYIGGQSFYRDRPGNRNGRLPFEPVPVAKQREALAALQKYVFAEDAFNFPPDLLNKLAPSRWMDWSNNIAINRLDFPVHDSIFFPQSIVLREVLSGDRLNRLRDLELKSQPNQALTLPELFNTLHSDIWSELQPADSKSVKISSFRRALQREHLQILIGMVLRTEDVPEDARTLAWSKLRQLREDINGSLRHRSGNLDEYTKAHLQETRDRISKALDAQMQSN, encoded by the coding sequence ATGAAAAAATCGCCATTCTACGTGTTTTTCCTTCTGGGACTATTCTTCGCAAATGTTTCTTCAGCTAAAGCAGCCATTACAAACACCCAGAAGCCAGTCGTAACCTCTCAGGTTTTAGCTAAAGATATAAATATAGAAAATTCGGATTTTCAATCCTTCGATGAGACGGTTAAAAACACTCAAAAGCTGGAAGGATTATTTACCGTTTACCGAAACAAACAAACCGGCACAATATATCTAGAAATTAAACCAGAACAGCTCAATAAAAACTACCTTGCCACCATTACCTTAGACTCCGGAATTGGCGAACGAGGTCTTTACAGCGGAATGCCGCTGCAAGATATGCTTTTCTACTTTCGTCGAGTCAACAACAATTTGCACTTTGCCGTCCGCAACGTGAACTTCCGTACTAGTCCCGGCAATCCAGAACAGCGATCGCTAGAACGAGGGTTTTCTGACTCCGTTCTCAGTTCCCTGAAAATTATCAGCATTCATCCGCAACGCCAAACCATTCTCGTCGATCTGGGGAACCTGCTACTCAGCGATTTACCTGGATTAAGTTCGTATTTAAAAACTGCTTTGGAGGCTTCATACCAGCTAGAAGAAGACAAAACCTACTTCGGTGCTGCCAAAGCTTTCCCCCTGAACATGGAAATTGAGTCGATTTACGGCTTCTCTAACCCTAGTGGAGATGACGGGGCGTATTTGCCGACGTTGCCTGACAGCCGCGCCCTTTCCCTGAAGGTACATTACAGTCTCTCCCAGCTACCGGAAAACAACGGCTATATTCCGCGTCTTGCCGACGAACGGATTGGATACTTCACGACGGTTTACAAGGATTTTTCCAGTAAAAGTGGTAAAGATCCGTTTGTGCGCTACATCCAGCGCTGGAATCTAGAAAAGCAAGATCCCGCAGCTTCCTTGTCGCCACCCAAAAAACAAATTGTCTTCTGGATTGAAAATACTGTCCCGGTTGAGTACCGCGACGCCATCCGCGAGGGCGTTTTGATGTGGAACGCCGCGTTTGAGAAGGCGGGATTCAAGGATGCGATCGCAGTGCAGCAGATGCCAGAAAATGCGACTTGGGACCCGGCTGATGTGCGCTACAACACGATTCGCTGGTTCAATTCTTTGGATGCCGCATTTGCATTAGGGCCGTCGCGCGTCAACCCGTTGACTGGGGAAATCTTGGATGCTGACATTATCGTGGACGCTGACTTTGTGAATTCGTTCAAGCAGGAATATCGCCACCTGATCGAACCGAACCAGAAGGGGAACAGCAGTATTTGTCACCGTGGCTTCTTGCCTTCTCACTCGTCTAAACATGGTGGAGAGGCGCATGGTGGAGAGGCGCATGGTGCCAATAGACAGGTAAAACCTTCGTTATTAGAGCATGATGGTCACAACCATCGATGCAAGGGAATGCAATTTGCCAATCAGATGGCAGTTGGGTCGCTGTCGCTGTCACTATTGCAGAATGTCAGTCCCAGAAGCGATCGCATGAAAGAGTACATTCATCAATTTGTGCGATTGCTCATTGCTCACGAAGTCGGACACACTCTAGGCTTAAGACACAACTTCCGTGGCAGTACCCTCCTCACCCCAGAGGAATTGAACAACACTGACATCACCCGTGCTAAGGGGATGGTGAGTTCCGTCATGGACTATCTGCCACCCAACTTGGCACCCCAAGGCGTCAAGCAAGGAGATTACTATACCAGCAAAGTGGGGGCTTATGACGAGTGGGCGATTGAGTATGGTTATAAACCCAGCGGCGGGGTAATTCCCATCGCCGAACAGCGGTTTCTCGATGAGATTGCCAAGAAATCGAGTCAGCCAGAATTAGCTTATGCCTCTGATGAAGACAGTTTTGACCTCGATCCCACCGTGAACCAATATGACCTGAGTGGCGATCCGCTTGGTTACTCGCGATCGCAACTGGATATCGACCGCCAACTATGGGATCGTCTCAATAAAGGGTATCCCGGCACCGGCGAAAGTTACAGCGAAGTCAGCGATCGCTTTAACACCGCGTTCATGCACTATTTGCAAAACGTGTTCTTGATTACTAAGTATATTGGCGGACAATCGTTCTACCGCGATCGCCCCGGAAACCGCAACGGACGCTTACCCTTTGAACCTGTGCCAGTCGCCAAGCAGCGCGAAGCCTTGGCAGCATTGCAAAAGTATGTCTTTGCGGAAGACGCTTTTAATTTCCCGCCGGATCTACTCAATAAGTTAGCACCCTCGCGCTGGATGGATTGGAGCAATAATATTGCAATTAATCGCCTTGATTTTCCGGTTCACGACAGCATCTTCTTCCCGCAAAGCATTGTTTTGAGAGAAGTGCTATCGGGCGATCGCCTCAACCGTCTGCGCGACTTGGAACTGAAAAGTCAGCCAAATCAAGCACTGACGCTACCCGAACTATTTAATACCTTGCACAGTGACATTTGGAGTGAGTTGCAGCCAGCAGATAGCAAATCGGTGAAGATATCCAGCTTTCGTCGGGCTTTGCAGCGAGAACATTTGCAAATACTAATCGGCATGGTGTTGCGGACTGAGGACGTGCCCGAAGACGCCCGAACGCTTGCCTGGTCAAAATTGCGCCAATTGCGTGAAGACATCAACGGCAGCCTCAGGCACCGGAGTGGGAACTTAGATGAATACACCAAAGCACACCTGCAAGAAACACGCGATCGCATCTCTAAAGCCTTAGATGCTCAGATGCAATCAAATTAA
- a CDS encoding pitrilysin family protein, with product MSMQWFRQNLRKKGKGKQRKNYFLFLLTFSLILLTFLMPAVADTARHYTELKFPPLPEIQVPPYTRYQMDNGMIVYLMEDRELPLVSGTAMIRTGARLEPENEVGLATLVGEVMRTGGTAKHSSDELNQLLEQRAASVESSIVSTAGSADFTTLSEDLKDVFSLFAEVIQEPIFAQEKLDLAKTQQRGEIARRNDDPGGIASREFEKLVYGNNSPYARTVEYATLDNISRDDLISFYQKYFHPKNMILGIVGDFDSKAMRQMIQEKFGNWKPKGTAQTPPIPGAEQAKRGGVFLVNQPQLTQSNIVMGHLGGQLNSPDYAALSVLNGVLNGFGGRLFNEVRSRQGLAYTVYGYWGAQYDYPGVFLAGGQTRSDATVPFIKGVLSEIERIRTNPVTPAELSYAKESELNSFVFKFQDPSQTLSRLMRYEYYGYPKDFIFRYQREVEATTIEDIQRVAQKYLQPENIVTLVVGNAAAIQPPLTSITPNVTSIDIAIPGASKNS from the coding sequence ATGAGTATGCAGTGGTTTAGGCAGAATTTGCGGAAGAAGGGCAAAGGAAAACAAAGGAAAAATTATTTTCTGTTTCTTTTGACTTTCTCCTTGATACTTTTGACATTTTTGATGCCAGCGGTAGCGGATACAGCGCGGCATTATACGGAGTTGAAGTTTCCGCCATTGCCGGAAATTCAGGTACCCCCGTACACGCGCTATCAGATGGACAATGGGATGATTGTGTATCTGATGGAAGATCGCGAACTTCCCCTCGTGAGTGGCACGGCGATGATTCGCACCGGCGCTCGTCTGGAACCAGAAAACGAGGTAGGTTTGGCTACGTTGGTTGGGGAAGTCATGCGGACTGGCGGAACCGCGAAGCACTCCAGCGATGAACTAAACCAATTGTTGGAACAACGCGCCGCTTCGGTAGAGAGCAGTATTGTTAGCACTGCGGGTAGTGCTGACTTTACGACGCTCTCTGAAGACTTGAAGGACGTATTTAGTTTGTTTGCTGAGGTAATCCAAGAGCCGATTTTTGCACAGGAAAAGCTAGATTTAGCCAAGACGCAACAGCGCGGTGAAATTGCGCGGCGGAATGACGACCCAGGTGGTATTGCTTCCCGCGAATTTGAGAAATTAGTCTATGGCAACAATAGCCCCTATGCTCGCACCGTAGAATATGCAACCTTAGACAACATTTCCCGCGATGACTTAATCAGTTTCTACCAGAAATATTTTCATCCGAAGAATATGATTCTGGGCATCGTGGGGGATTTTGACAGTAAGGCGATGCGTCAGATGATCCAGGAAAAGTTTGGGAACTGGAAGCCAAAAGGCACAGCGCAAACTCCACCGATACCAGGGGCGGAACAGGCAAAGCGGGGAGGCGTGTTTCTGGTAAATCAGCCGCAGCTAACCCAGAGTAATATTGTCATGGGTCATCTGGGCGGTCAATTGAACAGTCCTGACTATGCGGCTCTGTCAGTATTAAATGGAGTGTTAAACGGTTTTGGCGGACGGTTGTTTAACGAAGTGCGATCGCGCCAAGGTCTTGCTTACACGGTGTACGGTTATTGGGGCGCTCAATATGACTACCCAGGCGTATTCCTTGCTGGGGGACAGACTCGCTCTGATGCGACTGTGCCCTTCATTAAGGGCGTTTTATCGGAAATCGAGCGCATTCGCACCAATCCAGTGACGCCAGCAGAACTTTCCTACGCCAAGGAATCGGAACTCAATTCTTTTGTTTTTAAGTTCCAAGATCCCAGCCAAACTCTGTCGCGATTGATGCGATATGAATATTACGGCTACCCGAAGGATTTTATCTTCCGTTACCAGCGCGAGGTGGAAGCAACCACGATTGAGGATATTCAACGGGTTGCCCAAAAATATCTCCAGCCAGAGAACATTGTCACGCTGGTGGTCGGAAATGCTGCTGCGATTCAGCCGCCTCTAACCAGCATCACGCCCAATGTTACGTCGATAGATATTGCGATTCCAGGAGCATCAAAAAATAGTTAG
- a CDS encoding pitrilysin family protein, with product MNPSPQPSRQRQWRSILAFLLALLLGWGMQPNVALARTQTLEKADGTATTQSIQPYLDRVIQRVTEFRLENGLKFIVLERHQAPVVSFYTYADVGGANEPNGQTGVAHFLEHLAFKGTTRIGTQDYKAEKPLLDRLDQLSEQIQAAKAAKKSAEVTTLQAEFNKVEAEAAKYVKQNELGQIVEQAGGVGLNAATSTDSTVYFYSFPSNKLELWMSLESERFLDPVFREFYKEKEVILEERRLRTDNSPIGQMIEAFLDAAFKVHPYKRPVIGYDQDIRNLTRENVQKFFDTHYVPSKLTIAVVGDVNPVEVKRLAQVYFGRYKARTAEQEQLPTEPKQTEAQDVTLRLQSQPWYLEGYHRPAMNHPDHAIYELIGRLLSDGRTSRLYKSLVEEQQVALNAEGFSGFPGDKYPNLMLFYALTAPGHTVDEVAASLSKEIERLKTEPVAALDLDRVKTQARADLLRSLDSNMGMAMSLVDYEVKTGSWRNLFKQLDAIATVTPAEIQRVAKETFQPQNRTIGRILPKQD from the coding sequence TTGAACCCCAGCCCTCAACCGTCAAGACAGCGTCAGTGGCGAAGCATTCTGGCTTTTCTGCTCGCGCTGCTGCTGGGGTGGGGTATGCAGCCCAATGTGGCGTTAGCTCGTACCCAGACGCTTGAAAAGGCGGATGGGACTGCCACAACCCAATCGATTCAGCCCTATTTAGACCGGGTGATTCAGCGGGTGACAGAGTTTCGCTTAGAGAATGGTCTGAAGTTTATTGTATTGGAACGGCACCAAGCGCCGGTCGTGTCGTTTTACACCTATGCCGATGTGGGCGGTGCCAACGAACCCAATGGTCAAACAGGCGTTGCTCACTTTCTAGAGCATTTAGCTTTTAAGGGAACCACACGCATTGGTACGCAGGACTACAAGGCAGAAAAACCGCTTTTAGACCGTTTAGACCAGTTATCTGAACAAATTCAGGCAGCAAAAGCGGCAAAGAAATCGGCAGAAGTGACAACGTTGCAGGCAGAATTTAACAAAGTTGAAGCCGAAGCAGCAAAATATGTCAAGCAAAATGAACTGGGTCAAATTGTCGAACAAGCGGGAGGCGTCGGTCTAAATGCGGCAACCTCTACAGATTCCACAGTCTATTTCTACAGCTTTCCTTCTAACAAGTTAGAGCTGTGGATGTCGCTGGAGTCGGAGCGGTTTTTAGATCCGGTGTTTCGAGAATTTTATAAAGAGAAAGAAGTCATCCTGGAAGAGCGACGGTTGCGAACCGATAACTCACCCATTGGTCAAATGATTGAGGCTTTTCTGGATGCGGCTTTCAAAGTGCATCCCTATAAGCGTCCAGTGATTGGCTACGACCAGGACATCCGCAATCTTACCCGCGAAAATGTGCAGAAGTTTTTTGACACGCACTACGTCCCCAGCAAGTTAACTATTGCGGTCGTTGGGGATGTTAACCCAGTGGAAGTGAAACGGCTGGCTCAAGTTTATTTTGGACGTTACAAAGCGAGAACGGCGGAGCAGGAGCAATTACCGACGGAACCCAAGCAAACGGAAGCGCAGGATGTCACTTTGCGCCTGCAATCCCAACCTTGGTATCTAGAAGGCTATCACCGCCCAGCGATGAATCATCCGGATCATGCAATTTATGAACTGATCGGTCGATTGTTGAGCGATGGTCGGACTTCTCGCCTCTACAAGTCTTTAGTAGAAGAGCAGCAAGTCGCTCTGAATGCGGAAGGTTTTAGTGGCTTTCCGGGAGATAAGTATCCAAATTTGATGCTGTTCTACGCGCTAACAGCTCCCGGTCATACAGTGGATGAAGTGGCGGCGTCTTTGAGCAAGGAAATTGAGCGGCTGAAGACGGAACCCGTAGCAGCACTGGATTTGGATCGGGTGAAGACTCAAGCAAGAGCTGATTTATTGCGATCGCTCGATTCCAATATGGGCATGGCGATGTCGCTAGTGGACTATGAAGTGAAAACCGGCTCGTGGCGGAACCTGTTTAAGCAACTAGATGCGATCGCTACCGTGACACCCGCAGAAATTCAGCGCGTGGCGAAAGAAACTTTCCAGCCACAAAACCGGACAATTGGGCGAATTCTGCCTAAACAGGACTGA
- a CDS encoding TetR/AcrR family transcriptional regulator — MGIFNRKTVGTTKQVAHTEDDTHTRILQAAQRLFARQGYEGTTTRDLAATAGVAEGTLFRHFPNKKAILIEVATQGWVEILTDLLTELSEMGSYKAVAQVMHRRMMNLRENADMLRVCFTEAQFHPELRDRIQAEVIVKMTDVAEAFFQTAMDRGTYRRMNPRIVAQVFLGMFTIAGFSHDTLLGENASPKAMQEMAEGLADIFLNGVLAKSSN; from the coding sequence ATGGGAATTTTTAACCGGAAAACGGTAGGAACAACTAAGCAAGTTGCTCATACTGAAGACGATACTCACACCCGAATTTTACAGGCAGCACAGCGGTTATTTGCCCGACAGGGATATGAGGGGACAACAACCCGCGATCTTGCCGCGACAGCGGGGGTTGCAGAAGGAACGTTGTTTCGTCATTTTCCGAACAAAAAGGCGATCTTGATTGAGGTGGCGACGCAAGGCTGGGTAGAAATTCTCACAGATTTATTAACCGAATTGAGTGAAATGGGCAGCTATAAAGCTGTAGCTCAGGTGATGCATCGGCGGATGATGAATCTACGTGAAAATGCGGATATGCTGCGGGTTTGCTTTACCGAAGCGCAGTTTCATCCAGAGTTGCGCGATCGCATCCAAGCTGAAGTCATTGTCAAAATGACGGATGTGGCGGAAGCTTTCTTTCAAACTGCAATGGATAGAGGCACCTATCGCCGCATGAATCCAAGAATTGTCGCCCAAGTTTTCTTAGGGATGTTCACAATCGCCGGTTTTAGCCACGACACCCTATTGGGAGAAAATGCTTCCCCGAAAGCAATGCAAGAAATGGCAGAAGGGTTAGCTGATATTTTCCTGAATGGTGTGTTAGCGAAATCAAGCAATTAA